The Lonsdalea populi genome window below encodes:
- a CDS encoding aminotransferase class I/II-fold pyridoxal phosphate-dependent enzyme has protein sequence MAAYHGPTIVYIVNPNNPNNPNNPNNPTATITPADLIEPWIKSKPEDTLFLVDEAYAEFVNDPRFRSVDGLIREGCDNIILLKTFSKIFAMAGMRAGYAIGNPALLAKVADYNTSESLNYCAIAVAGASLDDKAFITYSKKTIDTSRQILIDTLKSLNLEYMPSEANFLFHRIKVPLEGYQKRMKEHGVLIGRAFPPATDWCRISMGTPEEMLTFTQLMRELRAGCKRLIARRQRRP, from the coding sequence GTGGCTGCCTACCACGGTCCGACCATCGTTTATATCGTTAATCCCAACAATCCCAACAATCCCAACAATCCCAACAATCCCACCGCCACCATTACGCCTGCGGATCTGATCGAGCCGTGGATCAAAAGCAAACCGGAGGACACGCTGTTTCTGGTGGATGAAGCCTACGCCGAGTTCGTCAACGACCCACGGTTCCGTTCGGTGGACGGGCTGATCCGCGAAGGGTGCGACAACATCATCCTGCTGAAGACCTTTTCGAAGATCTTCGCGATGGCCGGTATGCGAGCAGGCTATGCGATTGGCAATCCCGCACTGCTGGCAAAAGTGGCGGACTACAACACGTCTGAGTCACTCAACTATTGCGCGATAGCGGTTGCCGGCGCGTCGCTCGACGACAAAGCCTTCATAACCTACAGCAAAAAAACCATCGATACGTCCCGTCAGATCCTGATCGATACCTTGAAATCTCTGAACCTGGAGTATATGCCATCAGAGGCCAACTTCCTGTTCCACCGTATCAAGGTGCCGCTGGAGGGGTATCAGAAGCGTATGAAAGAGCATGGCGTCTTGATTGGCCGCGCCTTTCCGCCCGCTACTGACTGGTGCCGAATTTCCATGGGCACGCCCGAAGAGATGCTCACCTTCACCCAGCTGATGCGGGAGCTCAGGGCTGGCTGTAAGCGTTTAATCGCGAGGCGTCAGAGGCGGCCGTGA
- a CDS encoding aminotransferase class I/II-fold pyridoxal phosphate-dependent enzyme has protein sequence MTDTIHTNQNRREMFKYSGALLGGLALAGLNKSALASSLAGSKSSGTTTEPVIRINYNENPLGMSPKGQEAARLAIAKANRYPYQEERQLQEKIAGLHGVEKSKVLMLQGSCEGIRSCFEALGTAKTQLVIPELTYEGGPKYAKIMGMNIVRLPMLPGWTFDIEAMKKRWLPTTVRPSFISLIPTIPTIPTIPTIPPPPLRLRI, from the coding sequence ATGACCGACACAATCCATACCAATCAAAATCGCCGCGAGATGTTCAAATATTCAGGGGCGTTACTCGGTGGTTTGGCGCTGGCAGGGCTGAACAAATCGGCGCTGGCTTCTTCTCTCGCCGGTAGCAAAAGCAGCGGCACCACCACGGAGCCGGTGATTCGCATCAACTACAATGAGAACCCGTTGGGGATGTCGCCCAAAGGGCAAGAGGCGGCGCGTCTGGCCATTGCCAAAGCCAACCGCTATCCCTACCAGGAAGAACGGCAGTTGCAGGAAAAAATCGCCGGACTGCACGGCGTGGAGAAAAGCAAGGTGCTGATGCTACAGGGCTCCTGCGAGGGCATTCGCTCCTGTTTCGAAGCGCTGGGCACGGCGAAAACCCAGTTGGTTATTCCCGAACTGACTTACGAAGGCGGCCCTAAGTACGCCAAAATCATGGGGATGAATATCGTTCGGCTGCCGATGTTGCCGGGTTGGACGTTTGATATCGAGGCGATGAAAAAGCGGTGGCTGCCTACCACGGTCCGACCATCGTTTATATCGTTAATCCCAACAATCCCAACAATCCCAACAATCCCAACAATCCCACCGCCACCATTACGCCTGCGGATCTGA
- a CDS encoding alanine racemase: MHQNRGSNYLRPYRDDRLTPYIEIDDLRLQRNLRQMQLKADEAGASLRPHVKTHKSVVIARRQIAAGAVGITVSKPSEGVAFIEGGIEDVLLAYPVVVPESIRELLVVAAYRRARVSFIVADPLGVEAIACAVREQDGDPVIVYVKVDVGLGRVGVDPHGEGGVTLAGHIARCPELRFGGLVSHAGHAYGASGIAQIQTIAKDEAMLLRQLQTRILQHGAVSRCAISTGATPTALGAPVAPGVDEIRPGNYALLDLTAIRLGLCQPDDLAMSVVARVVAVNDRYAIIDAGSKALTSDRGPHGTGASHWGIAISEHLPLAYTVEKLSEEHGFVPHQGQQPRLGSLMRVFPNHACAVMAQFNHWVLRGEDDAGKVMPTEGRGCFL, translated from the coding sequence ATGCATCAGAATCGGGGATCGAATTACCTGCGGCCATACCGCGACGATAGGTTAACGCCGTATATCGAGATTGACGATCTGCGCCTGCAACGAAATCTGCGGCAGATGCAGCTGAAAGCGGACGAGGCGGGCGCCAGCCTGCGGCCCCACGTCAAGACGCACAAGAGCGTCGTTATCGCTCGTCGGCAGATCGCGGCGGGCGCGGTGGGGATTACGGTGTCCAAACCGAGCGAAGGCGTCGCCTTTATCGAAGGCGGCATAGAAGATGTTCTGCTGGCCTATCCGGTCGTGGTCCCTGAGAGCATTCGTGAACTGCTGGTCGTCGCAGCCTATCGCCGTGCGCGGGTCTCTTTTATCGTCGCCGATCCGCTGGGCGTTGAAGCCATCGCCTGCGCGGTGAGGGAGCAAGATGGCGATCCCGTCATCGTGTATGTGAAGGTTGATGTGGGGCTGGGCCGGGTGGGTGTTGATCCGCACGGCGAAGGCGGCGTCACGCTGGCGGGGCATATCGCCCGTTGTCCCGAGCTGCGGTTCGGCGGTTTGGTATCTCATGCCGGTCATGCCTATGGCGCCTCGGGGATTGCGCAAATCCAGACGATAGCAAAAGACGAAGCGATGCTGCTGCGCCAGCTACAGACGCGCATTTTGCAGCACGGCGCGGTCAGCCGCTGCGCCATCTCCACCGGTGCGACGCCGACGGCGTTGGGAGCGCCGGTCGCGCCGGGGGTGGATGAGATTCGACCGGGCAACTACGCGCTGCTGGATTTAACGGCTATTCGACTCGGACTGTGCCAACCGGACGATCTGGCGATGAGCGTTGTGGCGCGGGTGGTGGCAGTCAACGATCGCTATGCGATTATCGATGCCGGTTCGAAAGCGTTGACGTCCGATCGCGGGCCTCATGGCACGGGCGCCAGTCATTGGGGGATCGCCATCAGCGAGCATTTGCCTCTGGCCTATACGGTGGAGAAACTTTCCGAAGAGCACGGTTTTGTCCCGCATCAGGGGCAGCAGCCGCGTTTGGGTAGCCTGATGCGGGTCTTCCCCAATCACGCCTGCGCGGTAATGGCGCAGTTCAACCACTGGGTGCTACGCGGGGAGGACGATGCGGGAAAAGTCATGCCGACGGAAGGGCGGGGCTGTTTTCTGTAA
- a CDS encoding acyltransferase family protein — MNKKLSYIQYWRGIAAIMVIFAHTTTAIYNGGIQNGYRLEDLGTLGVYIFFIISGFIMMKTTHKKTWSPQEAKKFLIHRINRVIPPYWFWTTALLALWLAGLALKSHHFDMGKILSSYLLLPHIGEDGRINPILSQGWTLIYEIFFYCLFAVCIFFGKKSHILLTLSFCFLISYLIGKWLPADTGASILLTNPILLYFLAGMVIFFLSEQLTLKKGFLLSGMVLVLYLICRLFQPAWLPVVFYICPIFIVLFSACSLEGWTSRALMLIGDASYSIYLAHGFVTMTLSMLMKKLSVSDINQTAVIILTTLVSLAVGMIAYRVVEKPLTALIPSKRAVKA, encoded by the coding sequence ATGAATAAAAAACTAAGCTATATTCAGTATTGGCGTGGTATTGCCGCCATCATGGTTATTTTCGCGCACACCACAACGGCCATCTATAATGGTGGTATTCAAAATGGATATCGACTCGAAGATCTCGGCACGTTAGGCGTCTATATATTTTTCATCATCAGCGGTTTTATCATGATGAAAACGACGCATAAGAAAACGTGGTCGCCGCAAGAGGCGAAAAAATTTTTGATTCACAGAATTAACCGGGTGATTCCCCCTTATTGGTTCTGGACGACCGCGCTGCTGGCGCTGTGGCTTGCCGGGCTGGCGTTAAAAAGTCACCACTTCGATATGGGCAAAATTCTCAGTTCTTACCTGCTGTTGCCGCATATCGGCGAGGACGGGCGCATCAATCCGATCTTATCTCAAGGGTGGACGCTGATTTACGAAATATTTTTTTACTGCCTGTTTGCGGTATGTATTTTCTTCGGTAAGAAAAGTCATATATTGCTGACCCTTTCGTTCTGTTTCCTGATTTCCTATCTCATCGGGAAATGGCTCCCTGCGGATACAGGCGCCAGCATATTGTTGACCAATCCTATTCTGCTGTATTTTCTGGCGGGGATGGTTATTTTCTTTTTGTCCGAGCAACTGACCTTAAAAAAAGGGTTTTTATTATCCGGAATGGTTCTGGTCCTTTACCTGATTTGTCGTCTATTCCAACCCGCCTGGCTGCCCGTTGTTTTTTATATTTGCCCTATTTTTATCGTGCTGTTTTCCGCCTGTTCTCTGGAAGGATGGACCTCCCGCGCATTAATGCTGATCGGCGATGCGTCCTATTCCATTTATTTAGCGCACGGTTTTGTCACCATGACGTTGTCCATGTTGATGAAAAAACTGTCCGTCAGCGACATCAATCAAACGGCGGTGATTATTCTGACCACGCTGGTTTCGCTGGCCGTTGGGATGATTGCCTACCGTGTTGTGGAAAAACCGCTGACCGCGCTCATCCCCAGCAAGCGCGCCGTCAAGGCCTGA
- a CDS encoding EAL domain-containing protein, translating into MIVYSRTQARKYRAGLLAAALLPLLLGIIFSYIIARQDVKRDLEATTQVILHQAETINGMAWDQVARLSSLKGKSCESVLNDLIRQGTLSAYFRSLGLMSGRDMYCSSVSGDQVIPLTQIIQSPLPAVQPERWSISVPRTRGVPSRPAIIFARQFSPTYGAFVIVDGQYLLDFMSAINNARPYQLTVEFNGGFRIQEGEKSQTLLPFISPLYHERASKRYPIIVSAEVQPVEILQDWLNDFLTFLPLSLFLSLIFIYIVRSWKKRKISLRDELRKGIQANEFSVHYQPLYDLESERCIGAEALLRWFRPGGSTISPDVFIPSAENEGLIIPLSKHLFKLLAADVSAWTLPQDFRLGINIAAAHIHHPDFVNDIHQLAKTLRHQRVQITLELTERSLISDTQDVIQKLTQLRSEGIRIAVDDFGTGHCSLSYLQMFPLDYLKIDKGFIGTIESAHRDTPVLDAIINLSHRLALRMVAEGVNSAYEYDYLKRCGVQLMQGYLYARPMSSEALMAWLKAQGQQKFIAAPETETA; encoded by the coding sequence TTGATCGTCTATAGTCGCACTCAGGCTCGTAAATACAGAGCAGGACTGCTTGCCGCCGCCTTATTACCTTTGCTTCTCGGCATCATCTTCAGCTATATCATCGCCAGACAGGACGTGAAGCGCGATCTGGAAGCCACGACCCAGGTGATTCTGCATCAGGCGGAAACGATCAACGGCATGGCCTGGGATCAGGTGGCCCGGTTATCGTCTCTGAAGGGAAAATCCTGTGAATCGGTACTCAACGATCTCATCAGGCAAGGTACGCTCTCCGCCTATTTCCGCTCGTTGGGGCTGATGAGCGGACGGGATATGTACTGCTCCTCCGTCTCCGGCGATCAGGTCATCCCGCTGACGCAGATCATCCAGTCTCCGTTGCCTGCGGTACAGCCGGAACGATGGAGCATTTCGGTGCCGCGCACGCGCGGCGTGCCCAGCCGCCCCGCGATTATTTTCGCCCGACAGTTTTCGCCGACCTACGGCGCCTTCGTGATTGTCGACGGTCAATATCTGCTCGATTTCATGAGCGCCATCAATAACGCCCGTCCTTATCAGTTGACCGTCGAGTTCAACGGCGGTTTTCGCATCCAGGAAGGTGAGAAGAGTCAAACGCTGCTTCCGTTTATCTCGCCGCTGTATCACGAACGTGCGTCCAAACGTTATCCGATTATCGTCAGCGCCGAGGTGCAGCCGGTGGAGATACTGCAAGACTGGCTTAATGACTTCCTGACGTTCCTGCCGCTGTCGCTGTTTTTATCGCTGATCTTCATCTACATCGTGAGATCCTGGAAAAAACGCAAGATATCGCTCCGCGATGAGCTGCGTAAAGGGATACAAGCCAATGAGTTTTCGGTGCATTACCAGCCGCTGTACGACCTGGAGTCCGAACGCTGTATTGGCGCGGAAGCGCTGTTGCGCTGGTTTAGGCCGGGTGGCAGTACCATCAGCCCCGACGTTTTCATTCCCTCCGCCGAAAACGAAGGGTTGATTATTCCGTTATCGAAACACCTGTTTAAACTGCTGGCCGCCGACGTCAGCGCTTGGACGCTGCCGCAAGATTTTCGGCTGGGGATCAACATCGCGGCGGCGCATATTCATCATCCCGACTTTGTGAATGATATCCATCAGTTGGCAAAAACGCTGCGGCATCAGCGTGTTCAGATCACCCTGGAGCTCACGGAACGCAGTCTGATCAGCGATACTCAGGATGTCATACAAAAGCTGACGCAGCTTCGAAGCGAGGGCATTCGTATCGCGGTGGACGATTTCGGCACGGGGCACTGTTCTTTGTCCTATCTGCAAATGTTTCCGCTGGACTATCTCAAGATAGATAAAGGTTTCATCGGCACGATCGAATCCGCCCACCGGGATACGCCGGTGCTGGATGCGATCATCAATCTTAGCCACCGCCTGGCGCTGAGAATGGTAGCCGAGGGGGTCAACTCCGCCTATGAATATGACTACCTCAAACGGTGCGGCGTGCAGCTGATGCAGGGATATCTTTATGCTCGCCCAATGAGCAGCGAAGCGCTGATGGCCTGGCTGAAAGCGCAAGGCCAGCAAAAATTCATCGCCGCGCCGGAGACCGAAACGGCGTAA
- the bcsZ gene encoding cellulose synthase complex periplasmic endoglucanase BcsZ: MRRLRVSCWGVLALLFGSVATAKCRWPQWEQFRQAYISADGQVIDPHEGDPITTSEGQSYALFFALAANDRDSFDRILTWTETHLANGDLTLRLPGWLWGRDAATGRQTLRDDNSAADADLWIAYSLLQAGKLWQSRTYQVMGTLLLQRIAREETAEVPDLGPVLLPGKYGFASQTSWTVNPSYLPPSLLASFVEQSSLWSRLHRTAMKLLIDTAPRGFSPDWIAWTSGTGWHFDEGKEPVGSYNAIRVYLWAGMLDDGDPDKASLSQAFMPMARYVETHAAPPERINVSHAASEPLGNAGFSAALLPLLQRSPALSEQRQRVWNTPFSEKAYYRTVLTLFGTGWDSRFFRFSPHGDVIPAWKETCVTSR, translated from the coding sequence GTGAGACGGCTGAGAGTTTCCTGCTGGGGTGTGCTGGCGCTGCTGTTTGGCAGCGTTGCGACGGCAAAATGCCGCTGGCCGCAGTGGGAACAGTTCCGGCAGGCCTATATCAGCGCCGACGGTCAGGTCATCGATCCCCACGAGGGCGACCCCATCACCACCTCCGAAGGACAAAGCTACGCGCTGTTTTTCGCCCTCGCGGCGAATGACCGCGACAGCTTTGACCGCATACTGACCTGGACGGAAACCCATCTGGCGAACGGCGATCTGACGCTGCGCCTGCCCGGTTGGCTGTGGGGGCGCGATGCGGCGACCGGCCGCCAGACGCTGCGGGACGATAACTCCGCCGCCGACGCCGACCTGTGGATCGCCTATTCGCTGTTACAGGCCGGAAAGCTGTGGCAAAGCCGCACTTATCAGGTCATGGGCACCCTGCTGCTCCAGCGCATCGCCCGGGAAGAAACGGCCGAGGTGCCCGATCTCGGCCCTGTACTGCTGCCGGGAAAATACGGCTTCGCGTCGCAGACAAGCTGGACGGTCAATCCGAGCTATTTGCCGCCGTCGTTGCTGGCCAGCTTCGTCGAGCAATCCAGCCTCTGGTCTCGTCTGCATCGCACAGCGATGAAGCTGTTGATCGATACCGCGCCGCGCGGTTTCTCGCCGGACTGGATCGCATGGACGTCGGGAACCGGTTGGCATTTCGATGAGGGCAAAGAACCGGTCGGGAGTTATAACGCCATTAGGGTATATCTGTGGGCAGGCATGCTGGATGACGGCGACCCGGACAAGGCGTCGCTGTCGCAGGCGTTTATGCCGATGGCCCGCTATGTGGAAACCCACGCCGCGCCGCCGGAGCGCATTAACGTCAGTCATGCAGCAAGCGAGCCACTCGGCAACGCCGGCTTTTCCGCCGCGCTGCTGCCGCTGCTCCAACGCTCTCCCGCCCTGTCCGAGCAACGCCAGCGCGTGTGGAATACCCCTTTTAGCGAAAAGGCCTATTACCGCACCGTTCTGACCCTGTTCGGCACCGGTTGGGACAGCCGCTTTTTCCGCTTTTCGCCGCACGGCGATGTCATCCCCGCCTGGAAAGAAACATGCGTAACATCAAGATAA
- the bcsC gene encoding cellulose synthase complex outer membrane protein BcsC has protein sequence MRNIKINWLRFMLPALAGLPAAPAVYAVSAPVADSQRGISPVDWLLLQVRMGETSHQLELVKQSLYRLENIAPDNPDVLAALLRHALMQSDRTKAQRYMDRLNAEAPNSPAAQEATVSMMLSTAEGRQQWQEARLLAASGRLVEARAAYDALFHGVYPTVDIAYEYWRLAARIPGQEPLALKQLQALDRQYPGSVSVRMQIARMLFSQDDARQAITTLRALADNARGRDDAAELWLKYIKAQPITGDSVAQLHEYLTTFTTGDEYQNGRQELDRQQELLADPVFQQRAASLARVARGEGATAIPALQKALRANPNDADVLGAMGQALARSNQRAAAVHYFEQAIQVDEASLKVAKWQSLLESTRYWLAVDCGDSALAAQDLDTAERQYRQARTLDNDGSDAVIGLGDVALARHHPLAAEQLYRQALQMDSNATAARRLVTLYQQESPQKAMAFIENGLTPAQKRALLATLNALRSDTLRADADRLAAQSRWTPAVEKYREAISFAPDDVWLHYRLATALRAAGQPEVADREMEAMSRQQPHDATHLYAYSLYLSGSDRAHRALALLNSVPEALREQSLQDLMTRLQHEDVYTRAYALHAAGRDAQAHALLHMLPDTPRRRVVQADWALEQGNTDAALTGYQQVLTRDPFNGDARIGQAEALTAQGRRQEAQTTLAALSTGPVEPSLDQGRRTANLWWRLGEPQRANSLYTQLKRRAAQTPPSPEGARIYRDAASLARQQGHPDEAREDYRQAMVDSGITPAPPSDNAAFTALTRLRPEDSWLQRSIRADAASLYRQQDTTLSVAQDYSRNKGTGGQSDFTAHTTMLQGETPIADGRGFLRVDHVAVSAGQFSAANGTHTSLFGTCADSGCRRARTQRAEGVALGAGWRHQDWSVDMGTTPIGFRVLNWVGGISRKTDIHDVGVTFTASRRPISSSLLAFAGAQNPGGGNGNTWGGVVATGGAIGLSYDHGGDHGLWGDISAHRINGKNVAGNQRRRLMGGYYYKLINEDHRRATLGFNSMVWRYQKDLSGYTYGQGGYYSPQRYLSLAVPVTYRQRMDNWSLDLGGSVSWSRSKTAGQRRYPVYPGFDSDRASASGSSQGIGYTLQAQVERRLTEHWTLGLSVDIQKAKDYTPSHAVLYLRYSGAGWQGDMDMPILPMTPYADVK, from the coding sequence ATGCGTAACATCAAGATAAACTGGCTGCGATTCATGCTGCCTGCCCTCGCCGGACTCCCCGCGGCGCCCGCCGTCTATGCCGTCTCTGCGCCCGTTGCTGACAGCCAGCGCGGTATTTCCCCCGTCGACTGGCTGCTGCTGCAGGTTCGAATGGGAGAAACCAGCCACCAGCTCGAACTGGTGAAGCAGTCGCTTTATCGACTAGAGAATATCGCGCCCGATAACCCGGACGTCCTCGCCGCCCTGTTGCGGCACGCGCTGATGCAGAGCGACCGAACCAAAGCCCAGCGTTACATGGACCGGCTGAACGCCGAAGCGCCTAACTCCCCTGCCGCCCAAGAGGCCACGGTCAGCATGATGCTGTCGACGGCGGAAGGCCGTCAGCAGTGGCAGGAAGCCCGCCTGCTGGCGGCCTCCGGTCGGCTGGTGGAAGCGCGCGCGGCCTACGACGCGCTGTTTCACGGCGTCTATCCCACCGTGGACATCGCCTATGAATACTGGCGGCTGGCCGCACGCATCCCGGGTCAGGAGCCGCTGGCGCTAAAACAGCTTCAGGCGCTGGATCGGCAGTACCCCGGCAGCGTTAGCGTGCGGATGCAGATCGCCCGGATGCTGTTCTCCCAGGACGATGCGCGGCAGGCCATCACCACGCTTCGGGCGCTGGCCGACAACGCCCGCGGGCGCGATGACGCCGCCGAGCTGTGGCTTAAATACATCAAAGCGCAGCCGATTACCGGCGACAGCGTGGCGCAACTGCACGAATACCTGACGACGTTCACCACCGGCGATGAGTACCAAAACGGGCGGCAGGAGCTGGATCGTCAGCAGGAACTTTTAGCCGATCCGGTGTTTCAACAGCGCGCCGCCAGCCTGGCCCGCGTTGCGCGAGGCGAAGGCGCGACGGCCATCCCCGCGCTGCAGAAGGCGCTGCGTGCCAATCCCAACGACGCCGACGTGCTGGGCGCGATGGGACAGGCGCTGGCTCGCAGCAACCAACGCGCCGCGGCGGTTCACTATTTTGAGCAGGCTATCCAGGTCGACGAAGCAAGCCTGAAGGTCGCCAAATGGCAGAGCCTGCTGGAATCCACCCGCTACTGGCTGGCCGTCGATTGCGGAGACAGCGCGCTCGCCGCGCAGGATCTCGACACGGCCGAGCGGCAGTACCGGCAGGCGCGCACGCTGGATAACGACGGCAGCGATGCGGTTATCGGACTCGGCGACGTCGCGCTGGCGCGTCATCATCCCCTCGCGGCGGAACAGCTGTACCGCCAGGCGCTGCAGATGGACAGTAACGCCACGGCGGCGCGGCGGCTGGTGACGCTCTACCAGCAGGAGTCGCCGCAGAAAGCGATGGCGTTTATCGAGAACGGACTGACGCCCGCGCAAAAACGCGCCCTGCTCGCCACGCTCAACGCACTGCGCAGCGATACGCTGCGGGCGGATGCCGACCGACTGGCCGCTCAGTCTCGCTGGACGCCGGCGGTCGAGAAGTACCGCGAAGCCATTAGCTTCGCGCCGGATGATGTCTGGCTGCACTATCGCCTGGCCACCGCGCTGCGCGCTGCCGGACAGCCGGAGGTAGCCGACCGCGAGATGGAGGCGATGTCGCGCCAACAGCCGCACGACGCTACCCATCTCTACGCCTATAGCCTCTATCTGTCCGGCAGCGATCGGGCTCATCGTGCGCTGGCGCTATTGAACAGCGTGCCGGAAGCACTCCGTGAGCAAAGTTTGCAGGATCTGATGACGCGTTTGCAGCACGAGGACGTCTATACCCGCGCCTATGCGCTGCACGCCGCCGGACGGGATGCGCAGGCGCACGCTCTGCTGCACATGCTGCCGGACACGCCGCGTCGCCGCGTCGTTCAGGCCGACTGGGCGCTGGAGCAAGGAAACACCGACGCGGCGCTGACCGGCTATCAACAGGTGCTGACGCGCGACCCATTTAACGGCGACGCACGTATCGGTCAGGCGGAAGCGCTCACCGCGCAGGGCCGTCGGCAGGAGGCGCAAACGACGCTGGCTGCGCTGTCAACGGGTCCCGTCGAACCCTCGCTGGATCAGGGCAGACGCACCGCCAATCTTTGGTGGCGATTGGGTGAACCGCAGCGGGCCAATTCGCTGTACACGCAGCTAAAACGCCGCGCCGCGCAGACGCCACCCTCCCCGGAGGGCGCGCGGATTTACCGTGACGCCGCCAGCCTCGCCCGCCAGCAGGGACATCCCGACGAGGCGCGGGAGGACTACCGTCAGGCCATGGTCGACAGCGGCATCACCCCGGCCCCGCCGAGCGATAACGCCGCCTTCACCGCCTTGACTCGCCTGCGCCCGGAAGACAGCTGGCTACAGCGCTCAATACGTGCCGACGCCGCGTCGCTCTATCGCCAGCAGGACACCACGCTCTCCGTGGCGCAGGATTATTCGCGCAACAAGGGGACCGGCGGTCAATCTGACTTCACCGCGCATACCACCATGTTGCAGGGGGAAACGCCGATCGCGGACGGCCGAGGATTCCTGCGCGTTGACCATGTCGCCGTCTCCGCAGGGCAATTCAGCGCCGCCAACGGCACGCACACCAGCCTGTTCGGCACCTGCGCGGACTCAGGTTGCCGCCGCGCTCGAACGCAGCGCGCGGAAGGCGTGGCGCTGGGCGCGGGCTGGCGCCATCAGGACTGGTCGGTAGATATGGGAACGACGCCGATAGGCTTTCGCGTCTTGAACTGGGTCGGCGGCATCAGCCGTAAAACCGATATCCATGATGTGGGCGTGACCTTCACCGCCTCGCGCCGGCCTATCTCCAGCTCGCTGCTGGCATTTGCGGGCGCGCAGAACCCGGGCGGCGGCAACGGCAATACCTGGGGAGGCGTCGTAGCGACGGGAGGCGCAATCGGTCTGAGCTACGATCACGGCGGCGATCACGGCCTGTGGGGCGACATCAGCGCTCATCGCATCAACGGTAAAAACGTCGCCGGCAACCAGCGCCGGCGTCTGATGGGCGGCTATTACTACAAGCTGATCAACGAAGATCACCGTCGCGCGACCCTCGGTTTCAACAGCATGGTTTGGCGCTACCAGAAAGATCTCAGCGGTTACACCTACGGTCAGGGCGGCTATTACAGCCCGCAGCGCTACCTCTCGCTCGCGGTGCCGGTCACTTATCGGCAGCGTATGGATAACTGGTCGCTGGATCTGGGCGGCTCGGTCTCCTGGTCTCGTTCGAAAACCGCCGGTCAGCGACGTTATCCCGTCTACCCCGGCTTCGACAGCGATCGGGCCTCGGCCAGCGGCAGCAGTCAGGGGATCGGCTACACCTTGCAGGCACAGGTGGAGCGACGGCTGACAGAGCATTGGACGCTGGGCCTCAGCGTCGATATCCAGAAAGCCAAGGACTATACGCCCAGCCATGCCGTCCTCTACCTACGCTATTCGGGAGCGGGCTGGCAAGGCGATATGGATATGCCGATCCTGCCGATGACGCCTTACGCGGACGTTAAGTAG